From the genome of Leishmania major strain Friedlin complete genome, chromosome 35:
AACGAGGCACGGATGAGTGAGATGAAGAATAAGAGGGACGAAGGTTACACAAGAGACTGGCGGGGCATGAGAAGTGGCGTTTCCTGACCTCTTCGAGGAACTTGGAGGTGGATGGATATGCTGCTCCTCACGCGGTAAGTAAGTCGACCATGAAGCCTATCATCACGAGGAACGCCACACAGACCACCTCCTCACCTCCTTATCGCTATAAAAAAGACGGTGTTGGTCcgctcccccttcccctcatCACTGGCGAGTGAAGTGCCACACTCTTCCAGTGGAAGACAAAGACGAAGGGCGGGAAGTCATTGCAGGAAGCGAGCACAGCTCGACGTCGCGCGCTGAACATGGTGCACAACAGCCCACGAAAGATGTGTACGAGAGGTCGAAAAGACTTCGCAAAAAAGGGAAGCGACCTCGATACGTGTACGCACGTCGCGATCCCGCTCTTCTGCGCcccttctttgtttttttttgcctttcTTTTCAGACGACGAGAAATGAAAACAAGAATTGAAACGAGCAAAGATAAGACCACAACGAAGAAAGTCGAGGAAGGTCCATCATCGCCGACGCCTGCCTTTGGCCTCTACCCGTGCCTCGGCGCCCCTGCTTACCTTGCCGCCTCAGCCCCCTACCCGTCAttgcagcacacacacacacacatacaggcAGCGACATAATAGACAAGTATGTCGTGTGAAACAGAAATGAGGACAAGGAGcgacagaggaagagaagccgGTTCAGCCGTTTGACGAACCAACCAAGGGAAAGCGAGAGGGCCGTGGTCGTTGCGACAGGCAGTTCATTAGACGATTGCGGGGGCGTGCGTGGAGATCTTGGGCCACAGGTCTGCAGACTCCTTCGCCACCGGGCCAGCAATGCCGGAACCCTTCATTTCACCCTTGGGGTTCACGATCACGCCAGCGTTGTCCTCGAAGTAGATGACCGTACCGTCCTTGCGGCGCCAGCTCTTGCGCTGACGGATGATCACAGCGTTCAGCACcttcttgcgcagctccggcttGCCCTTCTTCACAGAACACATCACCATATCGCCCAGGGCAGCAGACGGCAGACGGTTAAGACGGCCGTGGTAGCCCTTCACGGAGATGACGTACAGGTTCTTGGCACCGGTGTTGTCCGCGCAGTTCACCACTGCGCCGACGGGCAGCGCAACGGAAACGCGGAAGCGGCAGCCCTTGACGTTGGCCTGATCCTTACCCATGATCGACGATCTAAACTTGTGTGTTTGAACGCGCGCGGATAGGGTGGTTCGCCAAAGAATGAACGTGACGGAtggaggagagaaaggaaTAGTAGAAAGGGGAGGTGAGAGGGAAACACCGAGAAAAAGGGCACGATTCGGACGGACATGGTGAAATCGAAAGCAACGTACGTGTAAACGACCATGGAGAATGCGACCTCATCTGCGTGACTAACCGGTagctgcaccgcagcaggGAAGACACAGCCGTTTATGGGCCCTCGGTGGCTCATCATGGatttctttttctttggggaggggggggggcttcgTAGATACGTTCGATCCACCGTGCTCTCAAATCCGTGTATAAATGCGACAAGGCAAGCTCAAACACAATGCGTCtgcgaagacggcgacgcgcacgcacatggcCGTGCATGagacgaacaacaacaaaaaagaaaaacgatgGTTGACTTGACAGAAAAAagcgcacagacagacggGACACACCGGTCACCAGTCCGCCCGCACACCGGGAACCGAATTCCCCGCGACTGTGAAGCGAGCCCTCTACCGCGCTCCCCCAAACGCGGAAACAACAGCAAGCACCCCTCCACTTCGGGTTGCGTCGATAGCAGAACAAAGAgagcaccgtcgccgtggcTGTGCGACGCACGGCTGACAGCACCTGCCCGCTGCCACCGACTCATAGCTGACGCCGCGATTGATGATCAATGTTGATGGCGGCAAACTCGCGTATCTCTCGCTCTGATGGCATATCCGTGCCGGTGAAGCGCCATTTGCGGTCATTTGCTTTCCACTCGATTGAGCGCCGCTCATCCTCAAAGGCTGGGTTCAATGCCTTCACCGTGTCGTGACGGAAGACGCCATGGTCAGCGAGCCAAAGGTGCAGCGACGTAAAGACGTGCTCCTGCGGGTTGTCACGCGTTTCCAGGAGCGTTCCCATGACAACCACGGGCACTAGAATAACGGGGAAGTAACGCAGCCAGCGGTACGTGGCGTAGCTCGTCATGCCAACACGAGAGCGACGCTCCTCGAACGGCATGGGAAATACGCGGTTGATCGTCTCCAGCACCCGCGAGTGCCGCGTCATCTCCGCCTTTGCGCGCTTCACCCATAATTGGGACATTTCCAGAGGTCCTATCGGGTTGTGTGAAGGCACAAAGCAGCAGTCGAGCAAGAGtgcacggcggtgcaccgGTGCAAGCAAAAAGGCGTTTGCCTCGGCTGTGCCCGATGAGGCAAACCTGGGAGATGCGAGAATAGAGGAGTGGGAGACGGGACACGTGTGCAAAGTAGACGCAAAGGAAGGCCGTCCAGGAAGGAAGACAATGAAGGCCCGCTCCACTGACGTGATGTAAAATCGCGTAGCAGTGGCAGAGACGGAAACATGGCATGCTCGTACATTTCGTCGATGCATcgcacatacgcacaagCACAAACACGTGGACGAAAAGATGAACAGCCACAATACCAGCCAGATCTTGCAGGCGAGCTTTGCCTTGAGTGGGCATGGGAAAGGCGAGCGAGGGAAACGGCAGGAGCAGCAACCGCAGCCGTCATCGCTGCAGAAGGACTATACcgttcctcctcccctctcttttgcTCCGCTCGTGGAGTGAGACAGTGTCAAAGGCATGATACATGTCTACAGAGCACAGTCGACGAGGAGTAATGtgcgaaacacacacacacacacagacacagtGGACAGGGAAGGAAAAATGGCAGCGAGAGCACAGAAGCAGAAGcggaagaaaaggaaaaggaagcTATCAGGGCCCAAGAAGGCGAACGGCAGGGAGAGTGGCGTGGACAGAGCAGGTGTGCTTTGGTGATTCGAAAGCGGGCAGCCAAGGATGCTAGCTCTCTTGCCGCTGGTTCAGCTCAAGGCGTTTATTGGCCAGCTTTAGGGCCGAAATTTCCTTGACGCAGCGCATGTTGCGCGCGACCACCTCTGTCACCCGCTGCGTCAAAAGACGATTCTcgacgcgcagcacggccgcAAGCCGTTTTAGCCGGGTCCTACTCTTGCGGGTGTCGTCTGCGAACACGCGAGAACGGCTGGCACAAATGCCACTAGTGTCGTCctctctgcgcctctctgccCACCCTGCAGAGCTGTCCGGCGCAGGAGTAGAGCGCTTGgtgccagcggcagtggtCGCTTTCATGGCAGTGTGAAGCAAACTCACCGTCTCCACGAGCGCCGACGACCGCGCTCGCTCGAGTTCCAGGGCCCCGTGCAGCTGCCTCATCTGCGCTTCCATCGAGGTCGCCGTAGACGGGGCAGTAGAGACGGCAAGCGTCATGTCATCGACGTTTCTGTTCGGCAGTGGGGTCACAACGGATTCCAAACCCGACGTAGCGCCACCGACCGCGATTGCCTCCGCGGCACGCAAAGACTCCTCGTAGAGCTGATCGCAGAGTTCTTTGTAAAActctgccgcctcgcacGCTTCCTCAGACTGACGCAGTGACAGTTCCTTCTCGCGCCGCAGCCTTTGAACCTGGTTTCGCAGCTCCCTCACCTCTTCCTGCAACACGTGCTTGGCTGCATCGTTctttgccgccgcggctAGCTCAGGATGCTCGGTGAACTTGATGAGGCTGCGCAGAGCAAACGCTTCCTGCTGAAAGGCGGCCACTCGCTGATGCGAGCTCGCGAGCTCCTGCTCCAGCCGTTCGCACGTGTCCTGAAGATCTTTGACGCGGTGGTACAGAAATGGGAGTTGCCGTAGCTGCCTCTCTTGATCCCGTCGCAGTCGCTCGCGACTCTTGATACCCGCCATCTGCCGCTCGGCCGTCGTCGTGGGTTCTGCCATCGCGTCTGCGGTGCTCGACGCACATGACGAGGCAGCTCGCCAGTTCGATTGAGACTGCGGCATCGCGCACTGTGCGATTTCGCATGCCCGCCCGTGCACCTATGTCGTTCACTCAACCAGGCCGGTGTCTCAGAACTCGTGTGGGGGGTGCCAACGTCCCGTGCAagtgtgtgcacgcgcagaaGTGTGCAGTtcagagaagagagaagaggtgaTAGGATGAGCCCGCGGCACCGAACGGAGAAGAGGACGGCaagcaaaggaaaaggagcgCCACACCTGTCTCAATGTATGCCGCTGTTCCCTCAACGTCGATATCtgcagaaaagaaaagggcaTAAGAGATCGAGAGCGCGACGATATGAGAGATGAGCAGCACAGTGCGGGAAACAAGCAATATTATCCACATCCCACTCCCTCTTCGATCCGCCTACGCATGCGTTTAGCCGCAAGCGCGCCTTGGTAGATGTACAGACTAGCCGCATTACACGAGAGTGATGGACTTGATATGACAAGCCATCACCGAACGCGGTCATTTTCAAGCGTGACAGaccctccctttccctcgacatcaagcagcgccgccagagACATTCGCCTGCCTCGCTTTGTGGCTTTGGAGTAAGGAGTGGTGGATCATCTCTTCTCGGCTTTGGCATCGTGTTTCTTTCGTTTACAGCTTGTGTACCGGAAAATCTGTAAAGACACACCCGCGCTCCCTTTGCTActccccgccccccttcccttctgcCGCCCTGCCAgactgcagcacctctcTCATCCATTCAACGCGTCATGCAAGCACGGAATCGGGAAAGGTGGCGAGACCAGAGAGGAAGAAACACGCGGAGTTGAATAGAGCCCAAGTGGAGTCGGGGCTCGGGGAAAGGTGGTCacaacacaaagaaaaagcagTGGGTCACAGGAGACGAAATATGACCAGCCCCGCCCCAGACAGCTCTAACAAGCATGAAGTGCAGACACCGTTTTCAGCAATCCTCTCTGTGCGCGTTGGTCCCCTGTTCAATCCCAACGGCGCATGATGATCATCATCTTTCTCTCGagccctcctccacaccaCTCTttctccacccccccccctcgcggcacacacgctctctTGTCGTCATCAGTATTGGAGACGCGGAGCAAAGAAGGCATTCACATTCCGCGCATTCAAGGCTCATGTCGTACACACAgtatcagcagcagcagatgcgagcagcaacgcgtgCTCGCAGTGGGAAGCACCAtgtccacacgcacacacacatgcacgtaTCATAAGGCGCAGTTTACTGCcgcgccctctcctccgttTGGCTTGCACCCACTGCTGAGCTCTCCGCTCCCCTCCGCCGGAACCTGAGACACATTTGGGTATCCGAACCACGCCTCGAaagcgtcgtcgtcgaagTTGAAGTACGCGTTTTTATTAACCGATATTACCTCACCCTCTTCGATGTCGCGGAATGCCTGCATTACAAAGTAACCTTTCTCCTGTTGTACCGCTGCCTTCTTGTGAAGCGAAAGCCACTGCAACATTTCCTCATCTGGATACCCAATCATGGCGTTCGGCTGTGGCGAGTGCAGTGCCAAGTCCATGACCGGCACCATACCCATCAGCTCCCCCTGCCCCCGCCGCGCATACGGGGATTGCTGGAAGTAGGGGTGCCCCGAGCCGCTGGCATCACTAGTCGACCAGAGCGGAATCGCGTGACGGCGGAAGAGGCAGTAGGCGTGGCGGAAAGCAGCGTTGAagtcgctctcctccactTTGCACTGCGCCACGAGTGGCGCCGCCCACTCCTTGTAGCCTTTCGTAGTctgcgccgcatccgccATTTTACCAATCGGCATCGCGGGGTCAAACGGCAGCACATCCAAATAAGTCTGCACGCCGCGCGGATGACCAGTGAGAAGCGCCTTGGTGAGAAACCCCAGAAACG
Proteins encoded in this window:
- a CDS encoding putative 60S ribosomal protein L23 (previous protein_id=AAZ14603.1); protein product: MGKDQANVKGCRFRVSVALPVGAVVNCADNTGAKNLYVISVKGYHGRLNRLPSAALGDMVMCSVKKGKPELRKKVLNAVIIRQRKSWRRKDGTVIYFEDNAGVIVNPKGEMKGSGIAGPVAKESADLWPKISTHAPAIV
- a CDS encoding conserved hypothetical protein (previous protein_id=AAZ14606.1), whose product is MGGVRIARCNPKLLDFVTWAVMKGCRLFQRVHVTPLGLVATERIPEFDFVAVVPVEATQSLLSIADDPSFALKVSAERHGEPVPFWEDLTRGSFAFLGFLTKALLTGHPRGVQTYLDVLPFDPAMPIGKMADAAQTTKGYKEWAAPLVAQCKVEESDFNAAFRHAYCLFRRHAIPLWSTSDASGSGHPYFQQSPYARRGQGELMGMVPVMDLALHSPQPNAMIGYPDEEMLQWLSLHKKAAVQQEKGYFVMQAFRDIEEGEVISVNKNAYFNFDDDAFEAWFGYPNVSQVPAEGSGELSSGCKPNGGEGAAVNCAL
- a CDS encoding conserved hypothetical protein (previous protein_id=AAZ14604.1) — protein: MSQLWVKRAKAEMTRHSRVLETINRVFPMPFEERRSRVGMTSYATYRWLRYFPVILVPVVVMGTLLETRDNPQEHVFTSLHLWLADHGVFRHDTVKALNPAFEDERRSIEWKANDRKWRFTGTDMPSEREIREFAAINIDHQSRRQL
- a CDS encoding conserved hypothetical protein (previous protein_id=AAZ14605.1) — translated: MAEPTTTAERQMAGIKSRERLRRDQERQLRQLPFLYHRVKDLQDTCERLEQELASSHQRVAAFQQEAFALRSLIKFTEHPELAAAAKNDAAKHVLQEEVRELRNQVQRLRREKELSLRQSEEACEAAEFYKELCDQLYEESLRAAEAIAVGGATSGLESVVTPLPNRNVDDMTLAVSTAPSTATSMEAQMRQLHGALELERARSSALVETVSLLHTAMKATTAAGTKRSTPAPDSSAGWAERRREDDTSGICASRSRVFADDTRKSRTRLKRLAAVLRVENRLLTQRVTEVVARNMRCVKEISALKLANKRLELNQRQES